attgaaggtgttcacctgaggggttaggtcatgtgatattttttatagagcaggttattacggacgcagcaatacccaatatgtctactgttcttttttttaacagtttttttttaccactctgggacttcaacttttggggtcagaccccctttacaatgcattataatacttctgtattgtgatgcattggctgtaagtgtattacacagtgtaatacaggggctggatctcacaggctgtctcggatggcatcgggctgccttccatgtcattgggtccccgtcacagcagcacggggactcaatggctgcttcctccctgcacggacatcgcacgtgccacgctgtgcaggggttaatgcgccggcatcggtgatttcaccgatgctgaCGCATGCAGGAGGGGTCAGCTAtaagtgactgccagacccctgccgctaatcgggggggggggggggggcagctcctgcacccgcctgatcaccatgacgtacatgtacttctctggtccttaagtcacggccagagatgacgtacatgtatgtcatgggtccttaaggggttaaacactcctccaaccttctagccatctttcttgacctaaatccctgaaatcatttttaaaggactctccacctacctctaactttgtcattggttccgatatggaccatgacggCTGGGTCTTCTCCTGATCCTCCCAGTAATccgtcaacccgatccgcgatgtgtcgaactcgagcgccagaaagacaacacaccgttgggcaatcctggtctttgtgacagatcgccctatctgtacccctaataatggagtccccAACTACCAGCACCCGTCTGCCCTGCTCTGCTGGTCTTACTGGAGCCGACATTCTCCTgcctggcagaggaagggtccggCTGCACAGTGCTGTCCCTGAACCGACAAccttgtgtcagatcagggctagcctccctgcactcttccctcTTCCATGCCTTCTGCTACCCAGCTAGCgccctcactttcctcagcctcctcgctaccaccctcacCCACATATCAAAAGCAGGAACAAAGTCCAGTTTCCAAAAAACGCGAcagcttttatttaaaaaagtgcAATATTAACCGACATGCAGTCCGTGTCTCCGCGTTTCAGATCACATAGTACCGATCCTTGCTCATGACCAAGAATGGACACATAAGCCTGAATAGTAAAAACCTTCAACGTCCGGTGATACAACGAACCTGAACCTCTATACGTGCTTTAAGATCCAAAACATCAGTGCAAATAAGACGCCATCAGAGGACACAACTTCAAACCAAAAATGAAATAAGATTCAGTAGTGTAAAATGAGATCGCGATTTAGACCTTTAGGAATACAAGAGCCCATACGGAAAATCCAAAAGGATTCCCTATTCAAAAGTCATCTCCTATGGTCTCCACCCCGAGTGGGGAAGATTGACCGGCTCTAGCCCGTGTGGGCCCGAGACATCGCCTATGGTCTCCACCCCGAGTGGGGGGGGAATGACCGGCTCTAGCCCCTGCAGGCCCGAGACATCGCCTATGGTCTCCACCCCGAGTAGGGGAATGACCGGCTCTAGCCCGTGTGGGCCCGAGACATCGCCTATGGTCTCCACCCCGAGTGGGGGGGATTGACCGGCTCTAGCCCCTGCAGGCCCGAGACATCGCCTATGGTCTCCACCCCGAGTGGGGGGGGGAATGACTGGCTCTAGCCCCTGCAGGCCCGAGACATCTCCCTCATGGAGAACCGCCTAATGTAGACTAACTGCAGGAACATTTCTGGTTTTGGCATGAGGAATGTCCGAGATGTTTGTGGTCTCTGACCTCCGGCCGGCTTGTGGTACGGCCTACAGATTGGAGAGGACACAAGGAGCAGGTAACGTATTGCTTAATATCATACGATCGCTGGGTCGCTATAGAAATAATGCAAACTCCCTTTTTAATAAACCTGCAACAAGTGCAGATCTGAGGTCCACACTTCTAACTGTCCTTGTGTCTTCACCAAGTAGGCTGACCGCGGTTGGCATCGGAAACAAACTGGGGCTGACTCATTGCGCTAAAGTCGGTGCATGACGGGCAATGCATTTTATTCCCAATCGGGCGATATGCGACAACTGTTCACCATAACAGAGAAACGTTTTCTGACAATTTGACATATACGTGAATATTCAAGACTAAAGTCAGTAACAAAAACTGGAATTCATTCCTTTCTCCTATCAAAATTATTCTTGGTTCGAGCCGTCTTAGGACAGACCAAGTCGGCCCGAGATTTTTTAAGTGAGCATTTTTTTGCTTGTTCCAGTAACCGGCTGGATATTTGCTCATGAAAAGTCGACTGACAACAGCATCCATCATCATTGGGGCAATTGCGCCTCGCCCGAATGAGCTCGCCGTTatgcctctttcagacgggcgttgcgggaacacgcgcgattcttccgcgcaagtgcaaaacattgtaatgcattttgcactcacgtgagaaaaaatcttcacagaagttcgggcttgggatcggtgttctgtagattgtattattttcccttctaacatggttataaggaaaaataatagcattctgaatacagaatggatagtacaatagcgctggaggggttaaaaaattatttaactcaccttagtccacttgatcgcgaagcccggcatctccttctgtcttcatcttaactgtgtggaggaacaggacctgtggtgacatcactccggtcatcacatgatccatcaccatggtaaaagatcatgtgacggaccatgtgacgtcaccacaggtcctttgactgcaatcagcaaagaaagacaggagagatgccggctgcgcgagcaagtggactaaggcgagttaaatatttttatttcttttttaacccctccagcgctattttactatacattctgtattcagaatgctattattttcccttataaccatgttagaagggaaaataataaagattgggtctccatcccgatagtcttctagcaaccgtgcgtgaaaaatcgcacttgcttgcaattttcacgcaaccccattaatttctacagggcctgcattacgtgaaaaacgcaacacataagtgatgtatgaaaatcactgctcatgtgcacagccccatagaaatgaatgggtccggcttcagtgcgggtgcaatgcgttcacctcacgcatcgcatccgagtggaatactcgcccgtgtgaaaggggccttagatagaTTGTGAACCACGCGGGAGGGATGACACGATGCAGCACGAAGCGCGGTGCTGCCAGCGGTTTCCTTACGGAAGGTTTGAGTTAACGCGGCAGATTTACTGATATCACCCACGAGTGAAAGATTTAGGAATGAGATGGTGGAAGCATCCCAATAAATGGTGAATTTGAGACCGCGCTCATTCCTATTAGGGAAGGCTCCAAAGAGCGGCCCGACCACACAAAGAGCAGGCCGTGGATGGAGCGACCGTGCCACTCCAAGGAGGCCCCCAGGGCCCCCACCATGCCATGTAAATATTAGCCATAGAGAAAAGGTTAAACATGAACAGATTAGGTCATTATAAATGGGTCTCATTCGCACTGATGTTTGGGATCTCAGACGCGTGTATAGCGGAGGCTCGGGTCAGTTGTATCACCATTTACCTCCGGCCTGTGTGTCCTCTCTGTCATGAGCAAGGATCGGTACTATGATCTGAAACGCGTGGACACGGACTGCATGTCGGTTATTATTgcacttttttaaaataaaagcgGTCAcattttttggaagctggactttGGTTCTACTTTCGATACTTCCCGGCGTTTTCCGGACTTCCTATGTCATTATAGCCGGGTGAGTGCACTActcctttcacactggcggcacGGACCTGCGGCGGGTGAACagtctgtcagatccgtcctgccggactaaaagtactgcatgcagctGCCTCTCGCCATGCGCTGCTGTGCcgccacccccattatagtcaatggggacagagcggcagtccgggggcacacgtgaactagcggcaggacggatccaacagacTGTTCACCCGCCGCAGGTCCGTGCcgccagtgtgaaactagccttacaccctcccccacatctgccCCATACAGcgcctgctcagtgagcagcaaactctgttCCAAATTACCAACACTTCTCAGTGTAGACGCTCGCCCGGTTcgatactcgatgtgcgattccaaacgtgAAATTTGCTcaaattttgaacaaagatatgaaaACGGCTGTTACAGGACAGCAGACAAGACAAGCGCTGGACGCGCGGCCAATAACGGACACAGACTAATGGGGGTTACACAAGAGAAGAGACAAATACAACACAGCGCAGTGATAAGAATCCAACTTACTGCAGTCCCTCCTAAAGTCTCTGACTCTGAAGTCACCGAATCTAAAGTCacgcacttaatacaaacacacacactggAAATCAAACTCGCCTTGTTTGGCTGCTTCTTCTCCTCTGGATTTAAAGGACTGAGCAGCCCTCAGcttcctatgtattatactggagGGATATGCTTCTCCATTATCAGCCCCTTTAAGGTGGGGCTtctctcaggctactttcacacttgcggcagtgtgatccggcaggcatttccgtcgtcggaactgcccgccggatccgccactgactgaaagcatttgtgagacggatccgtcttgtatcttttttcacatttttaccggtctgcgcatgcgcaggccggaaggacggatccggcattttatacattcctctgggaaaaaatgctggatccggcaagtcttccgtttttttcgccggagataaaaaccatagcatgctacggttttatctttttcctgatcagtcaaaacggctgaactgaagacgtcctgaacggaatgctctccattcagaatgcagggggatatgcctgatcagttcttttccggtatagagcccctgtgacggatctccgtgccggaaaagaaaacgctagtgtgaaagtaccctcacatCACTTCTCGCATTATTCTCCTGCTTTCTAGCATTTTGTTCTGTGCCCAGTGCTGCCCTCGGTTGGTTACACTGGTGAATGACAGTTTCCTATCCCCTGTAgtaacagcagatggcgctgttAGCCACAACATTCCCCATACAATACAGCAGAATCCTATAGCAATCAGTTGAAGAAACTGCAGGCCCCATGCACCACAGGCTGATGTGTATGGAAAGCTGCTGACCACCTCTGCGAGAAGACCACCCCTCGAGCACAGAGCTTTTTCTCTGAAGCCCACTTTACAATGCACCTGTTGCTATGGTCTCTATGGATTTCAGTCTGGGAAAACCATCCTGCATTATAAGCATAGAAAATGCAGTCAGCTCCCCTGCGGACACAGCAGTGACATGACGCCAAGTCATTACCAGGCACGTCCTGTAGGGGGCGACACATGTAATATAAAGAAAACGTTTACAATCATTTAATAAAACATTTCAGTCGTGGGAGTTTTTCCCACAGGGGGCACTGGAGGAGTGAGGACAAAAGTGCATCAAAGTGGCAGACGTGAGAGCGGAGGAGGGAAACGTCCCCAAAAACGACTCCTCTGAAGGCCTAGAGATCTGCAGATGAAGCCAGCACAGGGACACCGGCCCACCGATACAACCCAACATCACCGGAGCTTTTGATGTCAGCCGTATGGAACACATTTTGTAAATAAGCAACTTGAAACTCTGGTTTTCTGATAAACAGTTTGAAATAATCTACACCAAAACACCAAAATAAAATTTCTGCttcttcctgcagccaccactagagggagctcactacatacagattatacagccaccactagagggagctcactacatacagattatacagccaccactagagggagctcactacatacagattatacagccaccactagagggagctcactacatacagattatacagccaccactagagggagctcactacatacagattatacagccaccactagagggagctcactacatacagattatacaatccccactagagggagctcactacatacagattatacagtcaccactagagggagctcactacatacagattatacagccaccactagaggaaggccactacatacagattatacagccaccactagagggagctcactacatactgattatacagtcaccactagagggagctcactgcatacagattatacaatcaccactagagggagctcactacatacagattatacagccacctagtgatctccctctagtggtggctgtataatctgcatgtagtgagctccctctagtggtggctgcataatctgtatgtagtgagctccctctagtggtggctgcataatctgtatgtagtgagctccctctagtggtggctgcataatctgtatgtagtgagctccctctagtggtggctgcataatctgtatgcagtgagctctctctagtggtggctgtatagtctgtatgtagtgagctccctctagtggtggctgtataatctgtatgcagtgagctccctctagtggtggctgtataatctgtatgcagtgagctccctctagtggtggctgtataatctgtatgtagtgagctccctctagtggtggctgtataatctgtatgcagtgagctccctctagtggtggctgtataatctgtatgtagtgagctccctctagtggtggctgtataatctgtatgtagtgagctccctctagtggtggctgtataatctgtatgtagtgagctccctctagtggtggctgtataatctgtatggagtgagctccctctagtggtggctgtataatctgtatgcagtgagctccctctagtggtggctgtataatctgtatgcagtgagctccctctagtggcggctgtataatctgtatgcagtgagctccctctagtggtggctgtataatctgtatgtagtgagctccctctagtggtggctgtataatctgtatgtagtgagctccctctagtggtggctgtataatctgtatgtagtgagctccctctagtggtggctgtataatctgtatgcagtgagctccctctagtggtggctgtataatctgtatgcagtgagctccctctagtggtggctgtataatctgtatgtagtgagctccctctagtggtggctgtataatctgtatgcagtgagctccctctagtggtggctgtataatctgtatgcagtgagctccctctagtggtggctgtataatctgtatgcagtgagctccctctagtggtggctgtataatctgtatgtagcgagctccctctagtggtggctgtatataatctgtatgtagtgagctccctctagtggtggctgcaggtagaaaGGTTTTATAACGAGATTTGGACATCTGTCAGCTCTCAATGTTCTAGAGATAAATCAGGATTTGGCGCAGGGCGCTGGATTCCAGGATAGTTTTTGTTTCCGATTTTCAAGCTTCAAGATGAAAGTTTCTAGCGCTACACAATGGAAGTTTTGCAGCTTGAGGCTGACGACAGAAGGCACTTTCACCATTATAACGGCCGTGGTTTCAGGCTCATCGCCTAGAAAGAGGGGATCTCGCTGCTGAACGCGGACGCTTTGCTGGCGCAGTCTATGAGGAATGAGCGGCAGATGGCGGCGTACCTCTCCGGATACCTGCGATAATGGCTGACGTGCTCCGACGTCTCGAAGTCTACGGACTGTGTGGTGAGTCGCCGGCGCCGCCTGATAGCCACCATATTCTCGATGTCGCTGCGTGCGATGATTCTGTCGCTGCGGGAGTAGAGGTAGAGATGTGGCCAGAGGGAAGGATCGCTCTTCATGGCATCGTAGTGATTCTCGTGCAGGAAGCGCGTGGCGGGATACAGCAGGATTCTCAGGACGAACACCATGACGGTGAACAGCAGCAGCGCCAGGTAGCGCAGCGGGCGACTGGTGCCGGGGGCGAGGACTGTATTCAGCGCACGCACCGACCCAAGCACATTGCGGTTTCCAGGAGCGCTGTCAAATATGGTGCCGACCACATGGAGCCTGCTGAGCTGGCGGTGGGAGCGCAGCAGCTCCACCATGTAGCGGTATAGCATGAAGCCGCCATTACTAAACACGTGGAACACGATCGGATTCTCATCAATCTCGTAATCAAACAGAAGCTCCAGCAGTTTCTTCGCCTGATCCCGGAGCGAGCGGAGGCCGAAGGATTCCGCAAAGAAGACCGTGCGCCAGGCGGCAGTGAAACGGATCACGACACAGCCCTGCAAGATGGAGACAAAAGACAAATACACCATCTCTGTATGCTGTCAGTGAAAGGAAGCTAACAGTTCTCACAGCAGATAGACTTAGTGGCCTGCAACAAGCCTAAGCAATCCAGAGCAGTAATCACATTTCTGCAACTTTGTGGGTGAACAACTAAAGGCTCAGCCGAGCTCCAATAAAATGGGAGATTACAGCTCTAGTTTGGGTTTGATAAAGGGATTCTTTGGGATTCTTTGGGATTACGCCGGTGCCGGGTCTCCATCCTCACTTACCTCGCCCTGGTAGATGGCGCTGTACTTTGCCAGGTGCTTGTCTTTGCATCCGGCCCAGCCCAGGAGAATCACTACCGGCTCTCTTTGCTGGTCCCACCGACAACCTGAGGAAGAAGAGGACACTGTGGTTGTCAGACACTAGGTGGCGCCGCGCTCTTTACTATCAGGGACGAAGCCGGACAATTGGCGCGCGGTATGAATATGTCGCAGTATACGGAATATCGCAGATGGCGGGTGTAATGGGCGCTCTTCCTCCGATGGGGAGAGTAGTTTATTCTGGACCACACACCGCCATGGTGGTAGCAGTCTGCCGGTAAGGGGGTCCGCCTCTCACGCTGAGACTCACCCTGCGGCTCCGGCAGCACGAGGCTGTAGTCCATGTCCGAGTCCCCCATACTGCGCAGCGTCCGCTCTCCTGCCCCCGGGTCCAGTGAGCGCCTCCACCAGCGTCCACCAATCAGCGGCTTCGCAGAGGATCACCTGACCTCGCCACGCCCACTCTGTCTGACCCTGAACCTGCCAACCCAGGAGTCTGTAGATACTGTTGCTAAGCAACCTGCCCGCTGCTTCACCCGAAAAGTGATTGTTTTCAACTGTGAAAGACCCGCCCCAATGACTGCGCCTTACATCTGATTGGAGGGAGCGGGTGAGTGTACTGGGGTGTGCGGGTGAGTGTACTGGCGGGGTACTGGTGAGTGTACTGGCGGGGTACTGGTGAGTGTACTGGGGGGGTACTGGTTAGTGTACTAGGAGGTGTGAGCGTACTGGGGTTGGTGCAGGTGAGCGTACTGGGGTTGGTGCAGGTGAGTGTACTGGGGTTGGTGCGGGTGAGTGTACTTGGGTTGGTGCAGGTGAGTGTACTGGGGGTACTGGGAGGTGTGAGTGTACTGGGGTTGGTGCGGGTGAGTGTACTGGGGGTACTGGGGTTGGTGCAGGTGAGTGTACTGGGGTTGGTGCGGGTGAGTGTACTGGGGTTGGTGCAGGTGAgtgtactggggggggggtgcgggTGAGTGTACTGAGGGGGAGCGGGTGAGTGTACTAGGGGTACTGGTGAGTGTACTTAGGGGTACTGGTGAGTGTACTGGGGGTGTGCGGGTGAGTGTACTGGGGGGTGTGCGGGTGAGTGTACTGGGGGGTGTGCGGGTGAGTGTACTGAGGGGGAGCGGGTGAGTGTACTAGGGGTACTGGTGAGTGTACTGGGGCGTGTAGGTGAGTGTACTGGGGCGTGTAGGTGAGTGTACAGGGGTGTGCGGGTGAGTGTACTGGGGGTACTGGGAGGTGTGAGTGTACTGGGGCGTGTAGGTGAGTGTACTGGGGTGTGCGGGTGAGTGTACTGGGGGTACTGGGAGGTGTGAGTGTACTGGGGCATGTAGGTGAGTGTACTGGGGTGTGCGGGTGAGTGTACTGGGGGTACTGGGAGGTGTGAGTGTACTGGGGCGTGTAGGTGAGTGTACTGGGGTGTGCGGGTGAGTGTACTGGGGGTACTGGGAGGTGTGAGTGTACTGGGGCGTGTAGGTGAGTGTACTGGGGTGTGCGGGTGAGTGTACTGGGGGTACTGGGAGGTGTGAGTGTACTGGGGCGTGTAGGTGAGTGTACTGGGGTGTGCGGGTGAGTGTACTGGGGGTACTGGGAGGTGTGAGTGTACTGGGGCGTGTAGGTGAGTGTACTGGGGTGTGCGGGTGAGTGTACTGGGGGTACTGGGAGGTGTGAGTGTACTGGGGGGTGGAGGGTCGGGGTGTGCTGTGTCACCCTGAAATAATCAGTGTCATTTCAACAGCTTAATGCTAAATGTGCAGAAAACTAAAGAGTTAATTGTGGATTTTAGGAGGGGAGGGTCTTACACCGACTATGGGTGGAGCCACGGTGGACGGGTCCTGGGGTGCAGACAGGTTCTTCAGTGGCCATTTCTGCAGAACATACTGGTCGGGTTTTATCGTTGCGCCATTGAGAGGACTGACGGTCGGCTGTTCCGTGTCCATGGTAACGCCCCTCAGAGGGTTGGTCGGGCGAGAAGAATCCTGGAGGATGGGTCTCACCCGGATTTTACTCTCATCGGGCAGACGGTTCAGGAActtgtgttaggcctcattcaccgtcagtgttcggtcagtgatttccatcag
This Bufo gargarizans isolate SCDJY-AF-19 chromosome 7, ASM1485885v1, whole genome shotgun sequence DNA region includes the following protein-coding sequences:
- the TMEM53 gene encoding transmembrane protein 53 gives rise to the protein MGDSDMDYSLVLPEPQGCRWDQQREPVVILLGWAGCKDKHLAKYSAIYQGEGCVVIRFTAAWRTVFFAESFGLRSLRDQAKKLLELLFDYEIDENPIVFHVFSNGGFMLYRYMVELLRSHRQLSRLHVVGTIFDSAPGNRNVLGSVRALNTVLAPGTSRPLRYLALLLFTVMVFVLRILLYPATRFLHENHYDAMKSDPSLWPHLYLYSRSDRIIARSDIENMVAIRRRRRLTTQSVDFETSEHVSHYRRYPERYAAICRSFLIDCASKASAFSSEIPSF